From a single Sulfolobus sp. E5-1-F genomic region:
- the spn gene encoding bifunctional sugar-1-phosphate nucleotidylyltransferase/acetyltransferase, protein MKAVVLAAGKGERLEPITHTRPKPFVPILDTPLILRNIRTVKKYVSDIIIVINSSHKEYFKMIEGVSLVEQTEGKGTAAALRAAEKYLERNDEFLVIYGDLLFEEEAVKKIVDTQGEVILATESNDPKKYGVIVKDSENRLVKIVEKPENPPSKLINAGIYKLTYDIFSYMDKISLSSRGELELTDAVNLIGNKMKVVTYDGIWLDIGRPWDLIEANKVLLDKEKDKNLGVIEDNVRIKGKVIIEDGVLIKSGTYIEGPVYIGKNSVIGPNAYIRPYSVIGSNVKIGAFNEIKESVIMENTKIPHLSYVGDSVICEDVNFGAGTITANLRFDEKEVKVNIKNERVSSGRKKLGAIVGAHVRTGINVSILPGVKIGAYAWIYPSAVVDRDVEKGEKFIPYYLRRSSGS, encoded by the coding sequence TTGAAAGCAGTAGTGTTAGCAGCAGGTAAAGGAGAGAGATTAGAACCAATAACCCATACAAGACCTAAACCTTTTGTTCCTATTCTTGATACTCCTTTAATTTTAAGAAATATTCGAACAGTCAAGAAATATGTTAGTGATATTATAATTGTAATAAATTCTAGCCATAAAGAATACTTTAAAATGATAGAAGGTGTTAGTCTAGTTGAACAGACTGAAGGAAAAGGCACTGCAGCAGCCTTACGAGCAGCAGAGAAATATCTTGAGAGGAATGATGAATTTTTAGTTATTTATGGGGACCTTCTTTTTGAAGAAGAAGCAGTGAAGAAAATAGTGGACACTCAAGGAGAAGTGATTCTAGCTACAGAATCTAACGATCCTAAAAAATATGGCGTTATAGTTAAAGATTCAGAAAATAGACTAGTGAAAATAGTTGAAAAGCCTGAGAATCCTCCTTCAAAATTGATTAATGCAGGTATCTATAAGCTTACCTATGATATTTTCTCATATATGGATAAAATAAGTTTATCAAGTAGAGGTGAACTTGAGCTTACAGATGCTGTAAATCTCATCGGAAATAAGATGAAGGTGGTTACATATGATGGAATATGGTTAGATATAGGAAGGCCCTGGGATTTGATAGAGGCTAATAAGGTCCTTTTAGACAAAGAGAAGGATAAAAATCTAGGTGTGATCGAGGATAATGTTAGAATCAAAGGCAAGGTAATTATTGAAGATGGTGTTTTAATAAAATCTGGTACCTATATAGAGGGTCCAGTTTATATAGGTAAAAATTCTGTTATTGGACCTAATGCTTATATAAGGCCATATAGTGTGATAGGGAGTAACGTTAAGATCGGTGCGTTCAATGAGATAAAGGAAAGTGTAATAATGGAAAATACAAAGATACCGCATTTAAGTTATGTCGGCGATAGTGTAATCTGTGAGGATGTGAATTTTGGGGCAGGAACGATAACCGCTAATCTGCGATTTGATGAAAAGGAAGTTAAAGTGAATATAAAAAATGAAAGAGTAAGCAGTGGAAGAAAGAAATTAGGTGCAATAGTAGGCGCTCATGTAAGAACCGGGATTAACGTGTCCATATTGCCTGGAGTGAAGATTGGTGCATATGCTTGGATTTATCCAAGTGCTGTGGTAGATAGGGATGTTGAGAAAGGTGAGAAATTCATCCCATACTACTTAAGAAGGTCTAGCGGTAGTTGA
- a CDS encoding redox-regulated ATPase YchF produces MITIGIIGKTNVGKSTFFAAATLKDVEIANRPFVTINPNEGIGYVKIKCAHTEFNVKCNPKNSICIEDYRFIPIKLVDVAGLIPGAHEGRGLGNKFLDDLRQADALIHVIDASGSTNEEGVPVEPGSRDPEEDIKFIENELDEWFYSIVSKDWAKFARTTDLSGKDLVDALLSKLSGISVNRSHIIETLKITKLENLKLMQWTEQDLRAFAKTLRAISKPMIIAANKSDLPQARNNIKRLKEKYKWVIPTSAASEMALRKAAKAGIIAYIPGDNNFTILKPLNENQKNALEYIRNNVLQVYGSTGVQEAINTATFDALNMIVTYPVEDEKKLTDRNGNVLPDAILLKKGSTPKDLANAIHTELAKGFLYAIDVKRKMRVGENYQLQNNDVIKIVSTTARPS; encoded by the coding sequence ATGATTACCATTGGAATTATAGGAAAGACCAATGTGGGTAAAAGTACGTTTTTTGCAGCAGCAACGCTAAAAGATGTGGAAATAGCTAATAGACCATTTGTAACTATAAATCCAAATGAAGGCATAGGATATGTAAAAATAAAATGCGCTCATACTGAATTCAATGTGAAGTGTAATCCAAAAAATTCTATATGTATTGAAGATTACAGATTCATACCAATAAAACTAGTAGATGTAGCTGGATTAATACCTGGCGCTCATGAAGGAAGAGGATTAGGAAATAAATTCTTGGATGATTTACGTCAAGCTGATGCACTAATACATGTGATTGACGCGAGCGGATCCACAAATGAAGAAGGTGTCCCAGTAGAACCTGGATCTAGAGATCCAGAAGAGGATATAAAGTTTATAGAAAATGAGCTTGATGAATGGTTTTATTCCATTGTTAGTAAAGATTGGGCTAAATTCGCAAGAACAACAGATTTGTCTGGAAAAGATCTAGTAGATGCATTACTAAGTAAATTATCCGGAATATCTGTAAATAGATCCCATATTATTGAAACCCTAAAAATTACAAAATTGGAAAACCTAAAACTAATGCAGTGGACAGAACAAGATTTAAGAGCATTTGCTAAAACTTTACGAGCAATAAGTAAACCAATGATAATTGCTGCAAACAAGAGCGATCTACCACAAGCTAGAAATAATATTAAAAGATTAAAAGAGAAATATAAGTGGGTTATTCCAACTAGCGCAGCATCAGAAATGGCTCTAAGAAAAGCAGCAAAGGCTGGTATAATAGCTTACATTCCAGGTGATAATAATTTTACCATACTTAAACCATTAAACGAGAACCAAAAAAACGCTCTAGAATATATTAGAAATAATGTGTTACAAGTATATGGAAGTACTGGGGTACAAGAAGCGATAAATACTGCGACCTTTGATGCATTAAACATGATTGTAACGTATCCAGTAGAAGATGAGAAAAAACTGACTGACAGAAATGGAAACGTTTTACCGGACGCAATACTCTTAAAGAAAGGTTCTACTCCAAAAGATTTAGCTAATGCTATACATACCGAATTAGCAAAAGGTTTCTTATATGCTATTGATGTAAAGAGAAAAATGAGAGTTGGAGAGAATTATCAACTACAGAATAATGATGTAATAAAGATTGTATCAACTACCGCTAGACCTTCTTAA
- a CDS encoding 50S ribosomal protein L15e, protein MALSMYHYIENTWNSEEWKKSVLRQRLIEWRKEPSIVRLAKPTRLNRARSLGYKAKQGFVIVRVRVRRGGLNKPRPNKGRRPKRMGVYGYGPAKGYRWIAEERAARKYPNLEVLGSYYVGEDGLYKYYEIVMVDPSHAVIKSDPKYKWLQDPSNRNRVFRGLTSAGKKARGLRKSRGLKGTVKHKWSRKQKEREEKKRHEASKYYRLQEYDKIPGK, encoded by the coding sequence ATGGCATTGTCAATGTATCACTACATAGAGAATACATGGAATTCAGAAGAGTGGAAAAAAAGCGTATTAAGGCAGAGACTTATTGAATGGAGAAAGGAGCCTTCGATAGTTAGGTTAGCTAAACCAACCAGGCTAAATAGGGCTAGAAGTTTAGGCTATAAGGCTAAGCAAGGATTTGTTATAGTGAGAGTGAGAGTTAGAAGGGGAGGTCTTAATAAGCCTAGACCAAATAAGGGAAGAAGACCAAAAAGGATGGGTGTTTATGGTTATGGTCCAGCTAAAGGATACAGATGGATAGCTGAGGAGAGGGCTGCAAGAAAATATCCCAATTTAGAGGTGCTTGGCAGTTATTATGTTGGAGAAGATGGTCTTTATAAGTATTATGAGATTGTCATGGTAGATCCTTCTCATGCAGTGATAAAGAGTGATCCTAAGTATAAGTGGCTTCAGGATCCTAGCAATAGGAATAGAGTGTTTAGAGGTTTAACGTCTGCTGGTAAGAAGGCTAGAGGATTAAGGAAATCTAGAGGGCTTAAAGGTACTGTGAAACATAAGTGGAGTAGGAAACAGAAAGAGAGAGAAGAGAAGAAGAGACATGAAGCAAGCAAGTATTATAGATTACAAGAATATGATAAAATACCAGGAAAGTGA
- a CDS encoding RNA-binding protein, with product MKVNQAILSVFIHETEDYNKIVNVIESFFYPLISNPKKNITTVQGHYGNKIIILEYRFEKKNGEQFFKMVLDKLETTELMLILTTIDSHMNGSKLYLRFDKQYLIAERRLVLKDGDDVVKCMISFNTSLENIKEEIKKLVSSRIMHSRL from the coding sequence ATGAAAGTAAACCAAGCAATACTTTCAGTTTTTATTCATGAGACTGAGGATTACAATAAAATAGTAAATGTTATAGAGAGTTTTTTCTATCCTCTTATCTCTAACCCAAAGAAAAATATCACAACTGTTCAAGGTCATTATGGTAATAAAATAATCATATTGGAGTATAGATTTGAAAAAAAGAATGGAGAACAATTTTTTAAAATGGTACTAGATAAACTTGAAACTACAGAATTAATGCTCATCCTTACAACTATAGATTCCCATATGAATGGGAGTAAACTATATTTAAGATTCGATAAACAGTATTTGATTGCTGAGCGTAGGCTCGTTCTTAAGGATGGTGATGATGTGGTTAAATGTATGATTTCGTTTAATACTTCTTTGGAGAATATAAAGGAGGAGATAAAGAAACTTGTTAGTAGTAGAATCATGCATTCTAGACTCTAG
- a CDS encoding RNase P subunit p30: MLVVESCILDSRLFPYVKRLGYNMVFSEDGVVGVKRVTIKVENGNQLKKMLKKPFIDRDVLVFVKPLSIDALKYSIINKRVNAVILADDNIRIFKKSMLNLLRFYNKFVEVSLKSSSGLLYNAIVFAYKWIPNIIFSSYAGDFNEIWSPISKISYLTILGADEEEAYKFVILNPMKLLNELNSANN; the protein is encoded by the coding sequence TTGTTAGTAGTAGAATCATGCATTCTAGACTCTAGGTTGTTTCCTTATGTCAAACGGTTAGGATATAACATGGTCTTTAGTGAAGACGGTGTAGTTGGTGTAAAAAGGGTCACTATAAAAGTTGAAAATGGAAATCAGTTGAAAAAGATGCTTAAGAAGCCATTCATTGATAGAGATGTGTTAGTCTTTGTAAAACCTCTTTCAATAGATGCCTTAAAGTATTCTATTATCAATAAGAGGGTTAACGCTGTGATATTAGCTGATGATAATATAAGGATATTTAAGAAAAGTATGCTAAACCTATTAAGATTTTATAACAAATTCGTTGAGGTCTCACTTAAATCTTCTAGCGGGTTATTATATAATGCTATAGTATTTGCCTATAAATGGATACCTAATATTATTTTCTCCTCATATGCGGGTGATTTTAATGAGATCTGGAGTCCAATCTCTAAAATAAGTTATTTGACCATATTGGGAGCTGATGAAGAGGAAGCTTATAAGTTTGTTATATTAAATCCCATGAAGTTGTTGAATGAACTCAATTCAGCTAATAATTGA
- a CDS encoding Rpp14/Pop5 family protein produces the protein MNSIQLIIDIILILWLLILTVFYLRKKSLNINIVKNKKIVRAKRYIVFYVIAESKVKGDELERIVRNSLKDLLGNVWLNIANPKVVIYREDTQEGIISTNRIGYKAVLASLPFAKEINGNKILIVPRRTTGSLKKAKKLIGLK, from the coding sequence ATGAACTCAATTCAGCTAATAATTGACATCATATTAATATTATGGCTCCTCATATTAACTGTATTTTATCTCAGAAAAAAGAGTTTAAACATTAATATTGTAAAAAATAAGAAAATAGTGAGAGCAAAAAGATATATAGTATTTTACGTTATTGCAGAATCTAAAGTAAAAGGTGATGAGTTAGAGAGAATTGTTCGTAACTCTTTGAAGGACCTATTAGGTAATGTATGGCTTAATATAGCAAATCCTAAAGTTGTTATATATAGAGAGGATACTCAAGAAGGTATTATATCTACTAATAGGATAGGCTATAAGGCAGTTTTAGCTAGTTTACCTTTTGCTAAGGAAATTAATGGTAACAAAATACTTATAGTTCCTAGGAGAACAACCGGAAGCTTAAAAAAGGCTAAAAAACTAATCGGATTAAAGTGA
- the psmA gene encoding archaeal proteasome endopeptidase complex subunit alpha: MAFGPAAMGYDRAITIFSPDGSLYQVDYAFEAVKKGWTAIGIKSKSGVVIASEKRKAQSLLDVDSIEKVFLIDDHVGCSFAGLASDGRVLIDYARNIALQHRLIYDEPVSIDYLTKSVADVKQMYTQHGGVRPFGVALVIAGIDKSVPKLYMTEPSGQYMPYQAVAIGQGYYTATEFLEKNYKEDLNIEDTILLALKALSATLKPNEKLTPNTVEIGYASTQTGLFLKMTNEDKNMYLQKL; the protein is encoded by the coding sequence ATGGCGTTCGGACCAGCAGCTATGGGATATGATAGGGCAATAACCATATTCTCGCCCGACGGATCACTATATCAGGTAGACTATGCGTTTGAAGCTGTAAAAAAAGGATGGACAGCAATCGGTATTAAATCGAAATCAGGTGTAGTTATCGCTAGCGAGAAAAGAAAAGCTCAATCATTATTAGATGTAGATAGTATAGAGAAAGTATTTTTAATTGATGATCATGTAGGGTGCAGTTTTGCTGGGTTAGCCTCTGATGGTAGGGTTTTAATAGACTATGCGAGAAATATAGCACTACAACATAGGTTAATATATGATGAACCAGTTAGTATTGATTATCTAACAAAATCAGTTGCCGATGTTAAGCAAATGTACACGCAACATGGAGGAGTTAGACCATTTGGCGTTGCATTAGTAATTGCAGGGATAGATAAATCAGTTCCTAAGTTATATATGACTGAACCTAGTGGGCAATATATGCCGTATCAAGCCGTTGCAATAGGACAAGGTTATTATACAGCTACTGAGTTTTTAGAGAAGAATTATAAGGAGGATCTGAATATAGAAGATACTATACTTTTAGCTTTAAAGGCCTTATCGGCCACTCTTAAGCCTAATGAAAAGTTAACTCCAAATACTGTGGAAATAGGATATGCCTCAACCCAAACTGGACTATTTCTAAAAATGACCAATGAAGATAAGAATATGTACTTACAGAAGTTATAA
- a CDS encoding ribosome assembly factor SBDS, giving the protein MTKERDYVVVKYESHGERFEILAKPKEALAFRSGKSVSLSDVVVSDTIYKDVKKGLKASPASLKKVFGTTDFETIVKEILLKGELPVTAEQRKEMLETKRKQIIDFIHRNAVDPKTNLPIPPTRIEMAMEQARIQIDLNKDVEAQAMQIVKEISKIIPIKIARALLSIKVPSEYSSKVRSQLHNLGEVKKANWLEDGTLLAELEIPAGAQQEVIDKLNNLTKGEVEVKVLQVR; this is encoded by the coding sequence ATGACGAAGGAGCGTGATTATGTAGTAGTTAAATATGAATCACATGGAGAGAGATTTGAGATATTAGCTAAGCCAAAAGAAGCATTAGCTTTTAGAAGTGGGAAGAGCGTAAGTCTTTCTGATGTAGTGGTTTCTGATACTATTTATAAGGACGTAAAGAAAGGTTTAAAAGCGTCTCCAGCGTCACTTAAAAAAGTTTTTGGCACTACAGATTTCGAGACGATTGTAAAAGAAATTTTACTTAAAGGTGAATTACCAGTAACTGCAGAACAAAGGAAAGAGATGCTAGAAACTAAGAGAAAGCAAATAATTGATTTTATTCATAGAAACGCAGTTGATCCCAAAACTAATTTGCCAATTCCGCCAACTAGAATAGAGATGGCAATGGAACAAGCTAGGATACAAATCGATTTAAATAAAGACGTGGAAGCGCAAGCTATGCAAATAGTAAAGGAGATTTCTAAAATAATTCCAATCAAAATTGCAAGAGCTTTACTTAGCATTAAAGTGCCATCAGAATATAGCTCTAAGGTTAGATCGCAATTACATAACTTAGGGGAGGTAAAAAAAGCTAATTGGTTAGAAGATGGTACGTTACTGGCTGAATTGGAAATACCAGCGGGCGCACAGCAAGAGGTTATAGATAAATTAAATAATCTGACAAAAGGAGAAGTTGAAGTTAAAGTATTGCAAGTGAGATAA
- the rrp4 gene encoding exosome complex RNA-binding protein Rrp4 produces MSQSQKIILQPRSIVVPGELLAEGEFQIPWSPYILKINSKYYSTVVGLFDVKDTQFEVIPLEGSFYYPKVNDVVIGLIEDVEIYGWVVDIKAPYKAYLPASNLLGRSVNVGEDLRRYLDVGDYVIARIENFDRSIDPVLSVKGKDLGRVNNGIVIDIMPVKVPRVIGKNKSMYETLTSKSGCSMFVANNGRIWATCPSRFSEEILIEAIRKIENESHIKGLTDRIKQFIEEKLGERNASSGETKTNP; encoded by the coding sequence ATGAGTCAGTCTCAGAAAATTATTTTACAGCCAAGGTCAATAGTAGTACCTGGCGAGCTATTAGCTGAAGGCGAATTTCAGATTCCTTGGTCTCCCTATATATTAAAGATCAATAGTAAATATTACTCCACAGTTGTTGGACTTTTTGATGTAAAAGATACTCAGTTTGAAGTGATTCCTTTAGAAGGTTCGTTCTACTATCCTAAGGTCAACGATGTGGTAATAGGTTTGATAGAGGACGTTGAGATCTATGGTTGGGTGGTTGACATAAAAGCTCCTTATAAGGCATATTTACCAGCCTCAAATCTTTTAGGAAGGTCCGTTAATGTTGGAGAGGATTTAAGGAGATATTTAGACGTGGGCGACTATGTTATAGCTAGAATTGAAAATTTTGATAGGTCAATAGATCCCGTTTTATCAGTTAAAGGTAAGGACCTAGGTCGTGTCAATAATGGGATAGTAATTGATATAATGCCAGTTAAGGTTCCGCGTGTTATAGGAAAGAATAAAAGTATGTATGAGACCTTGACCTCAAAAAGTGGATGCAGCATGTTTGTTGCTAACAATGGTAGGATATGGGCTACTTGTCCTTCCCGCTTTTCTGAAGAAATTTTAATTGAGGCAATTAGGAAGATTGAAAATGAGTCACATATAAAAGGATTGACAGATAGAATAAAACAATTCATTGAGGAAAAATTAGGTGAGAGAAATGCTTCAAGTGGAGAGACCAAAACTAATCCTTGA
- the rrp41 gene encoding exosome complex exonuclease Rrp41 has translation MLQVERPKLILEGGKRTDGRKPDELRSIKIELGVLKNADGSAIFEMGNTKAIAAVYGPKEMHPRHLSLPDRAVLRVRYHMTPFSTDERKNPAPSRREIELSKVIREALESAVLVELFPRTAIDVFTEVLQADAGSRLVSLMAASLALADAGIPMRDLIAGVAVGKADGVIVLDLNELEDMWGEADMPVAMMPSLNQVNLFQLNGSMTPEEFRQAFDLAVKGINIIYNLEREALKSKYVEFKEEGV, from the coding sequence ATGCTTCAAGTGGAGAGACCAAAACTAATCCTTGAAGGTGGAAAACGAACAGATGGTAGAAAGCCCGATGAATTAAGGAGTATAAAGATAGAATTAGGGGTGCTTAAAAACGCTGATGGTTCAGCAATTTTTGAGATGGGAAACACAAAGGCTATAGCAGCAGTTTACGGTCCGAAGGAAATGCATCCGAGGCACTTATCTCTTCCAGATAGAGCAGTATTAAGAGTTAGATACCATATGACACCATTTTCTACAGACGAGCGAAAGAATCCAGCACCTAGTAGAAGAGAAATTGAGCTTTCTAAGGTTATAAGAGAAGCTTTAGAATCAGCCGTTTTAGTGGAACTGTTTCCAAGAACTGCAATAGACGTTTTTACTGAAGTATTACAAGCAGACGCCGGATCCAGATTAGTTTCATTAATGGCTGCATCTTTAGCGTTAGCCGACGCTGGAATTCCCATGAGAGATCTAATAGCTGGGGTAGCAGTAGGGAAGGCTGATGGAGTAATAGTTCTAGATTTGAATGAACTCGAGGATATGTGGGGAGAAGCTGATATGCCGGTTGCAATGATGCCGTCTTTAAACCAAGTGAATCTATTCCAGTTAAATGGTAGTATGACACCGGAGGAATTTAGGCAAGCTTTTGATTTAGCTGTTAAGGGTATAAATATAATATATAATTTAGAGAGGGAGGCCCTAAAAAGCAAGTATGTAGAGTTTAAAGAAGAGGGTGTATAG
- the rrp42 gene encoding exosome complex protein Rrp42, whose product MSSTPSNQNIIPIIKKESIVSLFEKGIRQDGRKLTDYRPLSITLDYAKKADGSALVKLGTTMVLAGTKLEIDKPYEDTPNQGNLIVNVELLPLAYETFEPGPPDENAIELARVVDRSLRDSKALDLTRLVIEPGKSVWTVWLDVYVLDYGGNVLDACTLASVAALYNTKVYRVEQDSNGFRVNKNEITGKLPLNYPVVTVSIAKVDKYLIVDPDLDEESIMDAKISFSYTPDLRIVGIQKSGKGSMSLQDIDQAENTARLAAVKLLEELKKQLGI is encoded by the coding sequence TTGTCTTCTACTCCATCAAATCAAAATATTATACCTATAATTAAGAAGGAAAGTATAGTAAGTCTTTTTGAGAAAGGTATTAGGCAAGATGGAAGAAAATTAACGGATTATAGACCTCTTTCAATAACCTTGGATTACGCAAAGAAGGCTGATGGTTCTGCGTTAGTAAAGTTAGGCACAACAATGGTATTGGCTGGGACAAAACTTGAAATAGATAAGCCTTATGAAGACACTCCTAATCAAGGAAACCTCATTGTCAATGTTGAACTCTTACCTTTAGCGTATGAAACCTTTGAACCTGGACCTCCGGATGAGAATGCTATTGAATTAGCTAGAGTAGTAGATAGAAGTTTAAGGGATTCTAAAGCATTAGATCTAACTAGGCTTGTAATAGAACCTGGTAAAAGTGTATGGACAGTATGGCTTGATGTTTACGTATTAGACTATGGCGGGAATGTATTGGACGCATGTACGTTGGCCTCAGTTGCAGCATTATATAATACTAAAGTGTATAGGGTGGAGCAAGATTCTAACGGATTTAGAGTCAATAAAAATGAAATTACTGGTAAATTACCATTGAATTATCCAGTAGTTACAGTATCTATAGCAAAAGTTGATAAATATTTAATAGTTGATCCAGATTTGGATGAAGAGTCAATAATGGACGCTAAGATTTCATTTTCTTACACTCCAGATCTAAGAATAGTGGGGATTCAAAAGAGTGGAAAGGGCAGTATGTCATTACAAGATATTGATCAAGCTGAGAATACAGCAAGATTAGCGGCTGTTAAGCTTTTAGAAGAACTTAAAAAGCAGTTAGGAATTTAA
- a CDS encoding 50S ribosomal protein L37ae, translating into MGKVTGIAGRFGARYGSTLRKKWKEIMEKRYEDHQCPYCKTTGKVVRLASGIWYCKKCSSKWAGLAYTPY; encoded by the coding sequence ATGGGGAAAGTCACTGGAATTGCAGGAAGATTCGGGGCTAGATATGGCTCTACTCTAAGGAAGAAGTGGAAAGAAATAATGGAAAAGAGGTATGAGGATCATCAATGCCCTTATTGTAAGACTACTGGTAAAGTTGTCAGATTAGCTTCCGGAATATGGTACTGTAAGAAATGTAGTTCTAAGTGGGCAGGTCTTGCATACACACCGTACTAG
- a CDS encoding Brix domain-containing protein, which yields MHTHRTRIVITSSRDPSIRTRNFLNILAFLLPDSVKITRGKKSKIEIFKRAINLGAIYLLFVLAKNGNPLRIVVYDLESFSIKYLFKLRGLSLPSDYNIPLRQIKGHNTICIELNGCNFLRDFLVDMNIYNLSDNCEVVVNSKLISNNICELLFTLSTKNIKFLKMILEV from the coding sequence TTGCATACACACCGTACTAGAATAGTTATAACTTCATCTAGAGACCCTAGTATTAGGACAAGAAATTTTTTAAATATTTTGGCTTTTCTATTACCTGATTCAGTTAAAATTACACGTGGTAAAAAAAGTAAGATAGAGATATTTAAAAGGGCTATTAATTTAGGAGCAATATATTTGTTATTCGTATTAGCTAAGAATGGGAATCCATTAAGAATAGTTGTTTATGATTTAGAGAGTTTTTCTATAAAATATCTTTTTAAATTAAGAGGTTTATCATTACCATCTGATTATAATATACCATTGCGTCAGATAAAAGGGCATAATACTATATGTATAGAATTAAACGGGTGTAATTTTCTGAGAGATTTTCTAGTCGATATGAATATCTACAATTTGTCGGATAATTGTGAAGTTGTTGTGAACTCAAAGCTAATCTCTAATAATATTTGTGAGCTTTTGTTCACGTTATCTACGAAAAACATTAAGTTTTTAAAGATGATATTAGAAGTGTGA
- a CDS encoding prefoldin subunit beta, with product MAEKLPPEVQAQLAKFQQLKDQLDRLLLEKSTIENELREINKVLEELSVLNADAIIYKIVGNLLIKSDKTSVEKELNDRKELLELRSRTYQKQESILRKQLEDLQAKINEMLSKYYPQGGQTGIKA from the coding sequence GTGGCCGAGAAATTACCTCCAGAAGTTCAAGCTCAACTAGCTAAATTTCAGCAGTTAAAAGATCAACTTGATAGATTACTATTGGAAAAGTCTACTATAGAAAATGAATTAAGGGAGATAAACAAAGTACTGGAAGAATTATCAGTTCTAAATGCGGATGCTATTATTTATAAAATTGTGGGGAATCTGTTGATTAAATCAGATAAGACATCAGTGGAAAAGGAGCTTAATGATAGGAAAGAATTATTGGAACTCCGATCAAGGACTTATCAGAAGCAAGAAAGTATTTTAAGAAAGCAGTTAGAAGACTTACAAGCTAAAATAAACGAGATGTTATCGAAGTATTATCCGCAAGGTGGCCAAACAGGTATAAAAGCTTAA
- the xpf gene encoding 3'-flap repair endonuclease Xpf, which yields MVIRIYADDREKASGIPELLKELGVTVIFSQLSVADYVIGEEAAVERKSVNDLVNSVFDKRFFDQISRLSEVYNFPMLIVEGDINEIRKITEKWRAIDNALISATIDYDVKVFYSRDKKDTAEVLKKIAEKYQLGENGGRRINLHNKAKLESVSDIQLYIVESFPNIGSVLAERLLLKFGTIQNICNAPISELEKALGSRKKAEDIYKILRVHYSKTNADNDSKKSASLFDFL from the coding sequence ATGGTAATTAGAATTTACGCCGATGATAGGGAAAAGGCTAGTGGTATACCAGAGTTATTAAAGGAGTTAGGAGTTACGGTAATATTTTCTCAACTTAGTGTTGCTGATTATGTAATAGGTGAAGAGGCTGCAGTAGAGAGGAAGTCGGTAAATGATTTGGTAAATTCGGTTTTTGACAAAAGGTTTTTTGATCAAATCAGTAGGCTTTCAGAGGTTTATAATTTTCCAATGTTAATTGTTGAAGGTGATATTAATGAAATTAGGAAAATAACCGAAAAGTGGAGAGCGATAGATAATGCTTTAATTTCAGCTACGATTGATTATGACGTTAAAGTATTTTATTCTAGAGATAAAAAAGATACTGCAGAAGTTTTGAAAAAAATAGCAGAGAAGTATCAATTAGGAGAAAATGGAGGTAGGAGAATTAATTTACATAATAAAGCTAAACTAGAAAGTGTTTCTGATATACAGCTTTATATTGTAGAGTCTTTTCCTAATATCGGTTCTGTACTTGCTGAAAGGCTGCTACTTAAGTTTGGAACGATACAGAATATTTGTAATGCACCAATATCAGAATTGGAAAAAGCATTAGGTAGTAGGAAAAAAGCTGAGGATATTTATAAAATTTTAAGGGTACACTATTCTAAAACTAATGCTGATAATGATAGTAAGAAAAGTGCCTCTTTATTTGATTTCCTTTAA